The following DNA comes from Vigna radiata var. radiata cultivar VC1973A chromosome 4, Vradiata_ver6, whole genome shotgun sequence.
tttaattggNAATTTTGGAAGCACATGAGCGTTGATTTCAAGAAgcatattttattcatttggaGAAATAGAAAAGCACTCATTCATTTGGTTTTATGCACATTGTCACGtttcttttatttaacttaGGCTGTTACAGAgcacatttctttttattttatttagaaaagttAAAGCTTTTATtgcaatcatttttttttgcttttagaAAATAGGATGTGCTGATTTTATTTTAGGGGAGCTCCATAAGCTTACttgctttttaatttatcacacattttgagcatttaaaattttcaagttgATGTTTTAGCTTAAacatgtttctttattatctgcTACAATCTAATTAGTTTAAGCTTTAGGTTTGTTCGGTTAATTGCTTCTTTTCACTATGTTGGTTGTTCTGtttgattgttttaatttaattcgtCTGCAGtcacaaacactttcaaaccccctcCTTCACTGCGTGTtagacttgattcttgaaccgcttaattggtccttgggagacgacctaggggtcattccctagttatactgcatttctaaattgcaatcaaatttgattgggcggcgacacccatcagcgAGCAAGTGAAGTGTCAGGCTTAACAAGCCCAATCTCAATATCCTCAGCAGAAAGCTTCAAATAATCTCCAAGTATCAGATTAAACACCTAAATAACACCGTACACAAGAAATAGGCATAAACATTAGTCAATCTactgaaaaaataaacaagaagaTAAAATCTTTTACACAATTTGCGACCTACTGAAACAATTTCAAACCTCTCTGAAATGTCGATAATAAGGGAAATAAATTACAGATCTCTTACCTccaaaaaattaagaatagaGGCGAGCTCCCATCTCCCGTGCAGCTTGGAAATTTCATTCTCCAAATCGCGGCTTGGACAAGCTTTCATTAGATTTCATAGGAGGAGTCGGGGTAGAACTTGATGTCGTAAGAATGTTGTTCCAAAGTTGCGTAGGAGGAATCGACGAAGAACTCTTAGGGAACCTTAATTCGAAACTAAAGAATCATCTTGAGTGAAATGgaagaacaaaaaaagaaaggaagaaagggAATGTGATGATTTTGAGAAGCTTCGAGAGGGAAGAACGATTGCAAAATTTTGAGAGGAGGAAGGGAATGGGAAATTTGGGAGGGGAGAAGAAAAGTCGAAAATTTTGAAGGCATAAACTTTTGGAATTAGGGAAAAATAATGAAGTGTAaaatataaagagagaaaagatataaaaaaatggaaaggaaagaaaaaagttattataatctGAAACCTCTTAAAGAAGGAACTAAAACCGCCATAGTTATTGGCATTTACATGGTTAAGCATAATCATTTCAAATCATGTCAATTTGCGGAGGTTTTTTATAACCTCCGAAAAAAAACCTCTgctatatatcaatttttttgtagtgaattGGGTTTCAATTAATACCCCCTCTTCCTGATggagttttatctcttttgaccCTTGTTCCACTAATCTCAATAGTTCTGGAGAGGGTTCGGGATCAtcttcataatcatcttccGTGTTATTGACAGGGAGCTCAAAATTAAGAATATCaacattgttattttaaaaacattcatTGTCATATCtgcattatttaaatttgcgaaaagggaaaaaattaaacaggaaaaaagaggaagaatgCCAAATGACGATAAAACGCAAACAAACACGATTTGATTATCACACTGagcaaaaaaactaaaacatcaACCCGTAAGTCTTGAATCCTAAAGCCCCGAGTGAAGCTAAAggattaattaaaactattacattttaatcaaattaagcatCACAAGTAAATCTAGAGTCTCCCAATTGTTGAGCTGTGCATATGGGGAGCAGGCTCACATGAAACTTAAGCCTTCAGATCTATCTTCATCCTCCACGACTGCTATTTGGCCAGTGTTGACCTATCCAGCACTGTGAAAGCTCTTCTTGATGCCATAAATATGAATCTTTCCCACTTTGGGTTCTTGTCTTTCCGCACGAGCCAGACCAGGCTCATTCCTTTCGTCAATCAGCCTTTTCTTGTCTTCATAGAATACTTGCATCAAACTTCTGTCGAGCAAGTCTTGCAGAAACTCTTCAAATTCAACATACTCCTTGGAAGAAGAATCCTCTCCGGTAACCACGTGTGACATTACAGTCACCCGCGTTCCTTCAACTATGGTCGTCTCATTCATTGCTATACTCACCATAGGAGCCGACACCGAGACAGGTCCCTGAGTGTCGATTGACGGTATATTAACAGTTCTGGGAAAGGAGAATGAAGCATGCCCTGCTTTTGAGTAATCTCCTATGGGAGGAGTGTAACCTAGGGGTAAACCATACATTGGGAACGAAATTGGTTGGCTTACAACACTGAACATCGGGGGATAAAAGTTGGCATTCCCCTCAACCCGTGTAGATGAAGACTCTCCAATAGTCTTTAGGGATTTGAGGGTTGTCAAGATCTGGCCGATCTGGTCTTTCAACTGGCTGACATCAGCTTTGAGGGATTCATGCGACTCCTCCCAGCTTTCCATGACTCTTGAATTGGCTTGAGTCCTATAGGGATGTTGTGGAAAATTGGTTGTTGTTTTCCTCacttatattgttttattattttgattaatttaaattaaacaaaagaaaacatgatgCATGCATGCAAtgccattatttttaaaagaacaaacaaTATGAGGGTTATAGGAACACATAtttctccctttgtgccctaagaAAGGTTCGATGCTTCGGATCCAAGGTTAAGTATATGCAACCTCACAAGGATGGTTCCCTGAAACTAAAGGTcgatggtcactagagctatggctcCCAACATAGTACCTCCACAACaatcgagtaatcaactaggtgtggagacacaaatgaagagaacaaactctagttggggttctcacgataaCCAAACAGGAAGTATGTCCCAAGTGGCACTACGACAAACCCTCTATTTCTAAActacactcagacccgggtgtagggccccactcaatagatgcacataatgtgtgtgtgtgtgaaggaaGAATGCAATGCAActcaaaccctcacctgcaaaacaaccagaaaaatccCAGGCAGATATAGACATGTTTTCTAacctagggttcaatatacaACAATTAAAACAATTCACATGCAATTATTTCGAAAATCAAACATAGACAAAGCATAGGAGGGAGAAAAAtacaaagcaaaaccacatagaattcgcgcatctaattaaatggcttgGCTCTCTAGACTCCCTAGTgaagtcgccatctgtcgcaaccggaatcacGACGGAAcaacgatccaaaaaagaaacgatttttttaaaaaagagtttttgagtcaccaccatagtttaatttggaaaactacagaaaaaccataaaaagataaGGCAAAGTCCACAAAAACCAGAttttgggttcgggagtcggttacgagcatagaaggtgttagcaccctacaacgcctgtcctaaggcagtacctttaattaaatgagcgaatgtgatgtggttttcaatATGTTTAATcatccctaaaaataaaattcaaaagaaacaaaaatattttttttattttttgagtcCGACAAGGACTGACCTTGCTCCtatgtattctcaaaatgagaaatcaaggctacgtagttctagctgaaaattttttgtttgtttgaaagtgtgattgtttttggttttgaagatttttttttatgtaagggatgaaaaaggtttttttagcacaaggacaacgaacgatcacacatgtgcttaccttaagacatatttttttattattttttttaaggaaaaagaaaaggttttcagcataAGGATAACACAGatggtcacacgtgtgcttaaaccttcaaaacaaattttatttattttttttgaaagaaaaagaaaatattttcagcACATGGACAACGCGTGTGctcacacgtgtgcttaaacctttaaaataattttagttattattttttttgaaaggagAGGAAAAAGTTTTCAGTACAAGGACGACGCGAatggtcacacgtgtgcttaaacctttaaaacaaattttatttatttttttgaaagaagaaaaggttttcatcACAAGAACGACACGTGCGGTCACACGTTTGCTTAAAACtttgaaagaaattttatttattatttttttttgaaagaagaagaaaaagttttcagtaCAAGATCGACGCGTGCAGTCACACATGTGCTTGACCctttaaaagtatttttgttgtttttaatatttatttaaaagtagataaaatgaaataaataagtaaataactaaataaaataaaaagttaaacataaaataaactaaaagttaaatcaaaataataagtaaaaagaTGTGTGGTGGTGCTAAATAAGAATGGGATGTTCAAACTAATTTGTTTCTGATAGCAGATTCGGCGTAAGCCCAATTGGAAAGAGGTGCGGCTTAAGAGAAGCAGGGTGCAGAAGAAGGGTGTTACTCCCTGCACCTCTACAAGTGCTTCCTCTACCTCCCCATATCTTTTTTACCctctattaatatttaaaagcaaatgTGGTCATCCGTCCACGCTTATTGAAATCCGTTTAAGAAAATcgttattttgtttaaaaaattcaaatttaaaaaagtggATGTTTTCCTGCTGGTAATGTGGTTTTTACTTTTTGATTTTTCCAAAGCTAATGGATTTGACTAATGAGAGGAGacattaatacattttttacaaTCCACCTTATGTATCAAGATCCGTGCACCGAGGGAGAATCCAAAATCCATCcatctttctttctcatcttctaCATATCAAACACTGTAATGCTATGGCTATTTTCATGTTCAACAAAAATACACAATTCCATTAAACATTAACTGGAATTCCAATTTCATATTATCATTATAAACTACCCACTCCCTGTACCCACTTCTACTCTTAAATGCTTCCTCTTCATGTCTCGTTCTTCCTTCCAAAACCAGATACTACTACCACTACATAAATCACGaacatatattcaaataaaccTGGTTTAACTTTTGTGATGAGTGGATGTACAGTAAATGCAGAAACGTAGAAACACAGAAACGAAGCACCACATAACCGCCGCACCGCTGCCGAATGACCACCGCACACACTGCCGTACCACCGCATCACAAACCGTCACACCACCGCGCCACGAACCAAAAccaaaaggaagaagaagtggaaactGATACGgagaaggaaagaaagtgaGAGTTGGAAGATGAAGAATAAAATCTGGAAGTAAGAGTTGGGGTGAACGGATTTGGAAAAGTGAAAGTGTGGGAAGGGGGGGGGTGAGGTAGatttcagaaaaagaaaaaataaatataattaaagtaaaatggatatttttgtaattaaaaaaaaaaaattagaaaaatttaaggGGGTAGAGGAAGCATTGGTGGAGGTGGAAGGAGTATCACCCGCAGAAGAAAcgtattttttgttgttttttttcttggtaAAACCGAATGGACTTTAGCCGAGGAGGATGACGATGTGACTTTGCAGAAACGGGGGGCGCGTAAACAAAGTTTTCtctttttggttttttcttttgcgTGGCCCAACGGTGGCCCAGTCTTCCCACCCCCAAGTTCAGAAACCTTAGGGGTTCTCGCAGATCCCTCCTCATCTCCAACACGCAGACTTTACATTTTCCAGAGACTCCAAGGTCTCTCGTCTCTCCTGCGGAGGTTCGTCGCCGCCTCGGCCAGAACTGGCCACCACGCCACCGCCTCCACAAGTCTCGACCTCGCCGGCGACAACAGGTGTTACCGGATCCATGGCCGGCCACGACGTCCTCGCTGCCCCTCACTCTTCTCGCGCGAGAGATCGTCTTCTTCATGAATCGCTCCTTGGGCAAGCTCAGCCACCGCACAAGCCAGCACGCCATCCGATCAGCCACTATGAGCAACCTCCGCGCTACAGCCTCTGCCGAATCGCCGCCGGAGCGAGCCCAGCCGTCTCGAACCAGGGCACCACCATCGCCACCAGTCATGGCCCAAGGTCGCTGCTGGTCATCGCCGGCCACCTTTACTGCCAACCGCCATTCACCGCCTGATGCAGCGCCAACCATGGATCGGATTCTCCCTCAGCCTAATCTTCCTCGCCGTGACTCTCACACACTAGAAATTTAGGAATCTGCGATTGAACACTACTCTCTTCTCTAATTGTCACTCTGCTACCCTAGAGGTGATTCGATTGGGACCGCTTAAGGCTTGGGGGTAATATGGAATAGCAGATTCGGGTTTCTAATGGTCGGGTTTCATAACTGGGAACGGAGCTTACTTTGTGTTGGGTATTTTGGCTTTGTAGGGAAGAGTACTTGGAGTTTTGGTGATTGGAGGTGAGAAGGAAATAGGTTGGCTTCAGAGATTGCTAGGGCCGAGAGAAACCAGATGAAGAACGGCGGTGATAGTACCGTGAACAGCTCAAATCAGTTGGGTTAGTTTTTTCTCTTTGCAGATGATGATTCAAAGTTTGGGTGATTTTGgatttgttctttttcttgcaGGAAAACGGGATTGGGGATTTCACGATATAAGTCGAGATTGATGATGATAATGGGGGTAGTGTGTTTCTGTGTTGTTGATTCAAGGGAAAGGTAGATTGATTTAGGAAGTATGAGATAGAGTAAGAGAATATTGGAAAATGGTGACGATGATATGCTTGCTGTCACAATTTCTATGTTTAGGTTGATGAGCGGAGTTACTGAGTGCTATGTAGGGCTGGACATAGTTTACTTAAAAACTTTATCCGAACTCTTTTATACCCAAAAAgcttaaactatttttactaAAACCTAGTTAACTATTTTAAGTATACtgaatttactttatttttaatacaattaacTGAACTGCACCGTGATTTAGGTTTCATATTTGGATCGAAATTTTCTCAGTTCCTTTCTCAGTATGTCAAAGGCTCGCACGGTTGAAGGCTCGCGGCCCTTAAGACTCGAGACTCGCCGCCGAGGAAGGTTTGCTACCGTGAAAGGTTTGCTACCGTGAAAGGTTAACCACCGTGGAAGGCTTGTCTTCATTGAATACTCGTCAATGTCGAAAGAAGGCTTTGCCGCCATCACCGAactgtcgaaggaaggttctgaGAACACTTCTTTTTTAGCGAGAAGCAAAGGCATATTAGGCAAGGTACGAATGTTTTACCCTTTCAAAAGggataaataaaattggaaagTGATGCACATGAGGGTGTATTCCTCTGGGATGAAACCAGTGGGTAacaattgattttcttttagattttgtgagagatttaattgtttaagaagatttaattttatttgctttatttGGATAAGGGTAGATTCTCTAGCCTAGAGTTCTAGATTGATTGATAAAGAGAGGGGTCAATTAGTCGTGCTATGTTGTGTTTATCTTCTTCGTTAATTTTAGGTTTCTTTCAAAACTATTTATGTTTTAGTGTTGTATGTTGTTCAAAGCTTAGACTTTTTTATGGGGAATTTGATGGAAACTAATGAAAGATTGTTGCTTTGGAAGGGTGTTATATGATCTTTTTGCTTTTTGTCCATTGGGTACATTGGTTAACTCTGTTTTTTATGTCAACTCCGTGTTTGGACAGGCTTTCAGGGGTGACATTGGATAATTAGTTTGTTTTGATTGAAGCAGGATAGAGTTTAGGAGAAATTTGTGTGGATTTTGGGGAATCATTAAGTGGTTGTATGCTTTTGGTTTGTATTTGCTGGCCTTAGATTTTATTCCAAATGCGGTAGTAATGTTGCTAATGTTCATAATCAGATGTAATTGTGTAAATGATGATGTGTAATTAATTGGAACAAGGATTAAAGAAAACACTAATAAGATGGTAAGGATGGGTTGGAAGAAGTCAACTAATATGAGTGCTTATTCTCATTTCTACATTAAGCATTCAATTCTTTCAGGGTAGTAAACATTAAACCGTGCAAGAGATGACCATAGAAAACATTCAATGGGCATATCCAACACTAACTTGAGAAGAAAGATTTAGCTATTGTCACCACTTTCTAAAAGTATCATTGAATTAACTATAAAGGAAATGCGTGCCAGAGATAGCATTCCTGGTCTTGTTCATTTGGATGATGCAAAAAGTTTTAACATGTCACTAAATGAATCTAATAATGTGAAGATAGATAGAAAATTGTCACGGGGGAGTGGTAGGAAAATGAAATCTCTAGAGGGTTGGGAATCCTCAATGGAAGTCAAGGGTTCTACAAAGAAGAATGGTCGGATTGATGCTGGAGTGTTGTCAAGAAAGGAAGAAAGTACAGATGCATCAACTATGAAGGAGCTAGTTTCAAATACTATGAAGCTTCCACTTTTATCCAGTTCATATTCATTCAGTGGTGACTTGGTTAGGGCTGATGATGGGCCGTGTGATTCTTTGAAGGAAACCCACAAAGTTATGGTGAGGGAGAAAACCTTCTCTAGTCAGGGTCAAAAGGAAGGGCTGGAGCCAACATCTACTGAGGTGAATGGTTTCCTTTAACATATCACCAAGGGTAAGAGGGTGTGCTTTGTATGCTTCATTCAGAGTATTCATTTTNGTTAAGCTCATATGNAGAGAGATGTAGAAATAATGTACTTGAGAGAAAGTACAGGTTGTTTAATGTGGGTGATGAAGAAGGACTTCCAAGCGTAactgttaaaataattaattgtggtGAACATAATGAGGGTGAGAATTCCTTTGACCTTTAGGCAGAATACTAAGTTCTACTCTTGATGTGAACTAATATTATTtgaaggttaaatatatgttttagtcctcatatttgttccccattctcaattcggtcatcatgtttttttttgtcccaatagcatcctcatatttgtaaatttgagccAATTTTGCCCTGTCCGTTAACTGACCCCTAACGGCGTTGGCACTGTGCTGAGCTGTAACCATCCTTCAGTGTTTAATTTAACTGAGTACATTACGTgtcattttgtaattaaaaaaaaaattaatgaccCAATTACGTGTCACGTTTTATTTCAATTAGGGATTTTAGTGATTTATATGTATTGGGGATTAGGGTTTTATATCTTCTTCTGCTCTGACCGCCGCTTCGCAACCACAGATCGACGCTGCTGCTTCAACCTCGAATCACATCAACCCTTTGTTTTATGGGTTGCCTAGTTGCTCCAGCGATGTGAATCTTCCGCTGTTCCCTAGGTTTGGCTCCAGAATCTCCAGTTCCGGGTTTGATCTTCAGCTGAATAATGCCCTTGGATTAGGTTTTTCATCCGGGGTTGTGTCAAATGAACCTAGTGAGAATAATAGCTTTAGAAACGGGTTTGGTTCTAATAACGCGCTTCTTTCAAGTTATAATTCCATCTTTGgttcttcttcaagttctacATCCACTACTCCAGCTTTGTCTTCACTGNTGAGCTCTACTTTGCTTCAACAGAAGTTTATCGGCAGTGGGTTGAAAGATGGTGCTGATAGCAACACTTTCCAGCATGGCTTAGGCTTAACCCCACTAGAGCAGTTGCAAATGCCGAGTGATAACAGTGAGGCAGGGATGGTGTCTTTAAAAGATGTGAAAGTAGAATTAGGACAAAACAGCAGGTGGAATGGTGCTTGTCAAAACCAGATCCAGCATGTGAGCATGTACGATCCGTCGCTTTATTGGAATAATTCAGCAACAGCTTTGGGTGTTTGGAACGATCAAGCTGCGAATATCGGTTCTTAAGTCACTTCTCTGATCTAGAAAATACCATCCAATCAAATGAAGAAACATGTTTTTCAATGTTTGTCTCCCCCTACATGTGTTGCTACTgctacttttttcttcttttcttttttcttctcttgggGCAAATGGGTTTGGTTTACTTAATTACATAAAAAGTTACTGAACAAGGAGGGNAAGTGATACTTGTAAGAAAATGGGAAAGCTAAAGGTGAGAGGAGTTTGGATCGGAGCGATCATGTCAGCTGCATCCAGCCAGTTAGTTTTACATGTCAAGGTTGGGaagaaaaattgcacaaattGCTCTGAGAGGAACCTCGGATCCTCTTCTCTCATCATCTCACAGTTGCTGCCACCTCGTCAAGCAGTGTTCTCCATAGTTGAGCAATGAAAGAGCGAAGAGGGAATCCCAAACTCAGAAataaaaccctaatccctaatacATATAAATCACTAAAATCCCTAATTGAAATAAAACGTGACACGTAATTGggtcattaattttttttttttaattacaaaatgacACGTAATGTACTCAGTTAAATTAAACACTGAAGGACTGTTACAGCTCAGCACAGTGGCAACGCCGTTAGAGGCCAGTTAACGGACAGGGCAAAATTggctcaaatttacaaatatgaagacgcaattgggacaaaaaaaaacatgatgacCGAATTGAGAAtgaggaacaaatatgaggactaaaacatatatttaaccttatttgaactattaaattcttaataatatgTTGAAAGTTTCAAGTACAACTATTAAAAATGCTGAAGCATAACATTATTTGGTCATTTGAATGTGATGCATGttgatttatatttgatatgttGATTTGAATCTTTATCTTTGTAGATGGAAAGAAGATAACTAAGTCAAGAAAGGAAAGAATTGGATCTACTAAAACCCAGTCCTGAACTGCATAAGGGAAAACACAAAAAAGGTCAAGACGCAAATCAAGAAGGTATCGATTTTGATTTCATATTTGTTTATGGTTTATAAATTCCACATTCTAATTATAAATGCTTGCTTGTGAAGAACATACAATAGCTGTGAATATCTTGTGGTTTTATGTGTtgtggtttatttattttattagcatATTGCATGTTGTTTGGTTGAGTATTCATAGCGCTGCTNTCTCGTTGAATGATGctgcatttatttttcttgacaTAAACATGTATATGTATTGAAGGGGCTATAGATGTAATCTTTAGTGCAACACTATCAAAAAGTTGGCTGACACTGAGATTGTCTTTGGTGTTAGGGAATTGTCCTGTCATACTGAGATTGTCTTTGGTGTTAGATCTATTTTATCACTTCTGCTATGCTTTtaatacttttctttattttttaattttatgatgaaATATATAACTAGGTGAATTATATGCTCGGGCATTTTTAAGAGGAGAGCCGTATCCAGTGGAGCCTGTTATTGACAGTAGCGGGTGGTTTTGCAGACTGTTGATTCATGGTGATTTCATGGACAGTTTTCAGTTTAGTTTagttaaactaaactaaaaaatagttcagttcaacactgaactattttttagttcagtgcAGTTTTTTTGAACTAGGTTATAGTTAACTACAAACTTTTACAGTGCAGTACAGTATAGTACATTTTGCCCACCCCTACATGGAAGCAGTTGTCTCTACGACGACTGAAAGTGCACTGCAAATTACAGGTCGTGTAGTGAAACGACAGTTGAGctacttttttaattacaatgaCAAATTTGAAGAGGTTAAACGTTACATTGAGATGTTGAACAATACTAGGAAAAGGATACAGCATCAAGTTAATAATGCAGAAATGAATCCCGAAGAAATTGAAGATGATGTTCAACATTGCATAAAACAGTTGGATGAGAAGATTGAAAAGTATGAACAATTTATTCAAGATGAATATCATTCGAAGAAAAGATGTTCCATTGGTTTCTTTCCGAGGAACATGTCGTTGAGGTATCGATTGGGCAGAAATGCTACAAAGATGGTAGAGGAAATTAAAGTAGAAGAACTTTGGAATAAAAGGTTTGATGAAGTTTCCTATCGAGTACTCCCATCCATTAATGTTTCTTTGACCGACATTAGCTATGAAAGCTTTGCATCAAGAACAAAAACTATCGATATGTTTATGCAAGCATTAGAAGATTCTACAGTTAATATGATTGGCCTTTATGGTGTTGGTGGTGTGGGTAAGACCACTTTAGTCAAAGAAGTTGCTAAGAAAGCTCAAGAAAAGAAGTCGTTCCCTGTGGCGGTTATGGCAAATATAACGAGAAATCCTAACATCATAACAATTCAAGGACAAATTGCTGAGATGTTAGGAATGAGATTGGAAGAGGAAATCGTAAGAGTAGATCGCATTTGGAAGagattaaagaaagaaaaggagaacaTCCTTATAATCCTAGATGATCTATGGGATAGGTTGGACTTGAATAGACTGGGAATTCCAAAtagtgatgaagatgatggtaACCAAAATTAGACTTGAATATCTATTTTTGGTTACCAT
Coding sequences within:
- the LOC111241486 gene encoding probable disease resistance protein At1g12280, coding for MEAVVSTTTESALQITGRVVKRQLSYFFNYNDKFEEVKRYIEMLNNTRKRIQHQVNNAEMNPEEIEDDVQHCIKQLDEKIEKYEQFIQDEYHSKKRCSIGFFPRNMSLRYRLGRNATKMVEEIKVEELWNKRFDEVSYRVLPSINVSLTDISYESFASRTKTIDMFMQALEDSTVNMIGLYGVGGVGKTTLVKEVAKKAQEKKSFPVAVMANITRNPNIITIQGQIAEMLGMRLEEEIVRVDRIWKRLKKEKENILIILDDLWDRLDLNRLGIPNSDEDDGNQN